In the genome of Dermacentor silvarum isolate Dsil-2018 chromosome 1, BIME_Dsil_1.4, whole genome shotgun sequence, one region contains:
- the LOC119437745 gene encoding major egg antigen: MSSATTQTRTEVKKVHRVFEGSTAADVRRQMDEFAKEFPDCMRYLDDMFPEHKLLPSSGGPPRPERQESIVKEVKVLPSDDKDKISVELDVEGFKADDISLKAVGRNMTIRAFNEKTEGDTTVRRELKRNVVLPEGVDVEKIACKLTPENKLVVQIPLPVEKNQGVEYLIPVRCDIERSVSRDNFGAGAKAVDR, encoded by the coding sequence ATGTCGAGCGCCACGACCCAGACCCGCACCGAGGTGAAGAAGGTCCACCGTGTGTTCGAGGGCTCCACCGCCGCCGACGTGCGGCGCCAGATGGACGAGTTCGCCAAGGAGTTTCCGGACTGCATGCGCTACCTGGATGACATGTTCCCCGAGCACAAGCTGCTCCCGTCCAGTGGTGGACCGCCAAGGCCCGAGCGCCAGGAGAGCATCGTCAAGGAAGTGAAGGTTCTGCCCAGCGACGATAAGGACAAGATCTCCGTCGAGCTCGACGTCGAGGGCTTCAAGGCGGACGACATCTCCCTGAAAGCCGTGGGCCGCAACATGACCATCCGCGCCTTCAACGAGAAGACCGAGGGCGACACCACCGTCCGGCGTGAGCTCAAGAGGAACGTGGTGCTGCCCGAGGGCGTCGACGTCGAGAAGATCGCCTGCAAGCTGACGCCCGAGAACAAGCTCGTCGTGCAGATCCCGCTGCCCGTGGAGAAGAACCAGGGCGTCGAGTACCTGATCCCCGTGCGCTGCGATATCGAGCGCAGTGTGAGCCGCGACAACTTCGGCGCTGGAGCCAAGGCCGTCGACCGATGA